From Cucumis melo cultivar AY chromosome 1, USDA_Cmelo_AY_1.0, whole genome shotgun sequence, a single genomic window includes:
- the LOC103495558 gene encoding G-type lectin S-receptor-like serine/threonine-protein kinase At4g03230 isoform X3, whose amino-acid sequence MEEDRNSGEGTCLLHNRSSEMVAKRSSVKKLVTISWFAEHLMSFFHLYSFVFLIFVVNCFAKDTLEFKSCISHESGDTLVSAGSRFELGFFQPHGSSHSRRYLGIWYYKSNPITVVWVANRDRPLPGSDGVFKIEDDGNLKVYDGNQNLYWSTNIGSSVPDRRTLKLMDNGNLVLSYVDQEDLSEHIVWQSFDYPTDTFLPGMLMDDNLVLASWKSYDDPAQGNFTFQLDQDGGQYVIWKRSVKFWKSGVSGKFITTDKMPAALLYLLSNFSSKTVPNFSVPHLTSSLYIDTRLVLNSSGQLHYLNWEDHKVWSQIWVEPRDRCSVYNACGDFASCNSEGGMACKCLPGFEPTSPGSWNTGDYSGGCIRKSPICSVDADSDTFLSLKMMKAGNPDFQFNAKDDFDCKLECLNNCQCQAYSYLEANTTRQSGYYNSACWIWSGDLNNLQDEFDNGRDLNVRVAVRDLESTARNCGTCGTNLIPYPLSTGPKCGDPMYFNFNCNLASGQVNFEAAGGTYKVKFIDSEARKFYIQTKEPGDCGDKNWITKALRLNQSSPFRVTSWCNFKETNPEENFSLKTSNEVEISWEPPLEPICSSTTDCKDWPYSTCNMSKDGNKRCLCLTDFHWNGWSLNCTTDHNKGKDGRGKTTFSVIIVATSLCMVLLMILSCTVFYIYFSKTGLIERQESRGNSQKDLMLHLYDNERRVKDLIESGRFKEDDTNGIDIPFFDLESILVATDNFSNANKLGQGGFGPVYKGKFPSGQEIAVKRLSSGSGQGFEEFKNEVLLIAKLQHRNLVRLLGYCVEGDEKMLLYEYMPNKSLDAFIFDQKLRVALDWDIRFNVILGIARGLLYLHQDSRLRIIHRDLKTSNILLDEEMNPKISDFGLARIFGGKETATNTKRVRVHVTRICIGWDIFCQI is encoded by the exons ATGGAGGAAGATAGAAATAGTGGAGAGGGGACATGTTTGTTGCATAACAGAAGTAGTGAAATGGTGGCCAAAAGAAGTAGTGTCAAGAAGTTGGTCACCATCAGCTGGTTTGCAGAGCATTTGATGTCTTTTTTCCATTTGTACTCATTTGTGTTTTTAATTTTCGTTGTTAATTGCTTTGCCAAAGATACCTTAGAGTTTAAGAGTTGCATAAGTCATGAGAGTGGGGATACTCTTGTATCGGCAGGGTCGAGATTTGAACTTGGATTTTTTCAGCCACATGGCAGCTCTCATAGCAGAAGATACTTGGGAATATGGTATTACAAATCAAATCCAATTACAGTTGTTTGGGTTGCCAATCGAGACAGACCACTTCCTGGTTCAGATGGTGTCTTTAAGATTGAGGATGATGGCAACCTCAAAGTATATGATGGAAATCAGAATCTTTATTGGTCAACAAACATTGGAAGTTCTGTACCTGATCGAAGGACCCTGAAACTAATGGATAATGGAAATCTGGTTTTGAGCTACGTAGATCAAGAAGACTTGTCTGAGCACATCGTATGGCAAAGTTTTGACTATCCAACTGATACATTTCTTCCTGGCATGTTAATGGACGATAACTTGGTGCTGGCTTCATGGAAGAGCTACGATGATCCGGCTCAAGGGAACTTCACTTTTCAGTTAGATCAGGACGGAGGTCAATATGTCATTTGGAAAAGATCAGTTAAATTCTGGAAAAGTGGAGTTTCAGGTAAGTTTATTACCACTGATAAGATGCCTGCTGCATTGTTATACCTTTTGTCAAATTTCTCATCGAAAACTGTCCCAAACTTCTCTGTGCCACATCTCACATCATCATTGTATATTGATACAAGGCTGGTATTGAACAGCTCAGGTCAGCTTCATTACCTAAACTGGGAAGATCACAAAGTCTGGTCTCAGATTTGGGTGGAGCCGAGAGATAGATGCAGTGTGTATAATGCGTGTGGAGATTTTGCTAGCTGTAATAGTGAGGGTGGTATGGCTTGCAAATGCCTGCCTGGTTTTGAGCCTACCTCTCCTGGGAGTTGGAATACTGGAGATTATTCAGGTGGATGCATTAGAAAATCACCAATATGCAGTGTGGATGCTGACAGTGACACTTTTTTGAGTCTAAAGATGATGAAAGCTGGAAACCCGGACTTCCAGTTTAATGCAAAGGATGACTTTGATTGCAAATTGGAGTGCCTTAACAACTGCCAGTGTCAGGCTTACTCGTATTTGGAAGCTAATACCACTAGGCAGAGTGGGTATTATAATTCTGCTTGTTGGATTTGGTCTGGAGATCTCAACAATCTTCAGGATGAGTTTGATAATGGCCGTGACCTCAATGTTCGAGTAGCAGTTAGAGACCTAG AATCAACTGCCAGAAACTGTGGAACATGTGGGACAAACCTCATTCCTTATCCACTTAGCACAGGACCTAAATGTGGTGACCCCATGTACTTCAATTTTAACTGCAACCTGGCTTCTGGCCAGGTAAACTTTGAAGCAGCAGGTGGAACATACAAGGTTAAATTCATTGATTCAGAAGCACGAAAATTTTACATTCAAACCAAGGAACCGGGTGATTGTGGTGATAAGAACTGGATAACTAAAGCCCTTCGGCTGAACCAGTCATCCCCTTTCCGTGTAACCAGCTGGTGCAACTTTAAGGAGACCAATCCCGAGGAGAATTTTTCTCTGAAAACTAGCAATGAAGTTGAAATCAGTTGGGAGCCTCCACTAGAGCCGATTTGTTCTTCAACTACGGACTGCAAAGACTGGCCATATTCAACTTGCAACATGAGTAAAGATGGAAATAAAAGATGTCTTTGCTTAACAGACTTTCATTGGAATGGCTGGAGCTTGAATTGCACTACAG ATCACAACAAAGGAAAGGATGGAAGAGGCAAAACGACCTTTTCTGTGATTATTGTTGCAACGTCCTTATGTATGGTCCTTCTGATGATTCTCTCATGTACAGTGTTTTACATTTACTTCTCCAAAACTGGGCTCATCGAAAGACAAG AAAGCAGGGGAAACAGCCAAAAAGATTTAATGCTTCATTTGTACGATAATGAGAGACGTGTCAAAGACCTGATTGAATCCGGCCGATTTAAGGAAGATGATACAAATGGAATAGACATTCCATTTTTTGATTTGGAAAGCATTCTAGTTGCAACAGATAACTTCTCAAATGCAAATAAGCTTGGCCAGGGAGGCTTCGGGCCAGTTTACAAG GGCAAGTTTCCTAGTGGGCAGGAGATTGCTGTAAAAAGGCTTTCAAGTGGTTCGGGGCAAGGCTTTGAGGAGTTTAAGAATGAGGTTTTATTAATCGCTAAACTTCAGCATCGAAATCTCGTTAGACTCTTGGGCTACTGTGTTGAAGGAGATGAAAAGATGTTGCTTTATGAATATATGCCAAATAAAAGCTTAGACGCCTTTATATTTG ATCAAAAGCTGAGAGTGGCATTAGATTGGGACATACGCTTCAATGTCATTTTGGGAATTGCTCGTGGCCTTCTTTATTTACACCAAGATTCTAGGTTGAGAATTATTCATAGGGATTTGAAGACGAGCAATATCCTTCTAGATGAGGAGATGAATCCCAAAATATCCGACTTTGGTTTGGCGAGGATATTTGGAGGGAAAGAAACTGCCACAAATACCAAAAGGGTG CGGGTACATGTCACCAGAATATGCATTGGATGGGATATTTTCTGTCAAATCTGA
- the LOC103495558 gene encoding G-type lectin S-receptor-like serine/threonine-protein kinase At4g03230 isoform X1 codes for MEEDRNSGEGTCLLHNRSSEMVAKRSSVKKLVTISWFAEHLMSFFHLYSFVFLIFVVNCFAKDTLEFKSCISHESGDTLVSAGSRFELGFFQPHGSSHSRRYLGIWYYKSNPITVVWVANRDRPLPGSDGVFKIEDDGNLKVYDGNQNLYWSTNIGSSVPDRRTLKLMDNGNLVLSYVDQEDLSEHIVWQSFDYPTDTFLPGMLMDDNLVLASWKSYDDPAQGNFTFQLDQDGGQYVIWKRSVKFWKSGVSGKFITTDKMPAALLYLLSNFSSKTVPNFSVPHLTSSLYIDTRLVLNSSGQLHYLNWEDHKVWSQIWVEPRDRCSVYNACGDFASCNSEGGMACKCLPGFEPTSPGSWNTGDYSGGCIRKSPICSVDADSDTFLSLKMMKAGNPDFQFNAKDDFDCKLECLNNCQCQAYSYLEANTTRQSGYYNSACWIWSGDLNNLQDEFDNGRDLNVRVAVRDLESTARNCGTCGTNLIPYPLSTGPKCGDPMYFNFNCNLASGQVNFEAAGGTYKVKFIDSEARKFYIQTKEPGDCGDKNWITKALRLNQSSPFRVTSWCNFKETNPEENFSLKTSNEVEISWEPPLEPICSSTTDCKDWPYSTCNMSKDGNKRCLCLTDFHWNGWSLNCTTDHNKGKDGRGKTTFSVIIVATSLCMVLLMILSCTVFYIYFSKTGLIERQESRGNSQKDLMLHLYDNERRVKDLIESGRFKEDDTNGIDIPFFDLESILVATDNFSNANKLGQGGFGPVYKGKFPSGQEIAVKRLSSGSGQGFEEFKNEVLLIAKLQHRNLVRLLGYCVEGDEKMLLYEYMPNKSLDAFIFDQKLRVALDWDIRFNVILGIARGLLYLHQDSRLRIIHRDLKTSNILLDEEMNPKISDFGLARIFGGKETATNTKRVVGTYGYMSPEYALDGIFSVKSDVFSFGVVVIEIISGKRNTGFYHSEKALSLLGYAWDLWMKDEGLDLMEQTLSGNCKRDEYLKCLNVGLLCVQEDPWDRPTMLNVVFMLGSETATLPSPKPPAFVVRRCPSSRASSSTKPETFSHNELTVTLQDGR; via the exons ATGGAGGAAGATAGAAATAGTGGAGAGGGGACATGTTTGTTGCATAACAGAAGTAGTGAAATGGTGGCCAAAAGAAGTAGTGTCAAGAAGTTGGTCACCATCAGCTGGTTTGCAGAGCATTTGATGTCTTTTTTCCATTTGTACTCATTTGTGTTTTTAATTTTCGTTGTTAATTGCTTTGCCAAAGATACCTTAGAGTTTAAGAGTTGCATAAGTCATGAGAGTGGGGATACTCTTGTATCGGCAGGGTCGAGATTTGAACTTGGATTTTTTCAGCCACATGGCAGCTCTCATAGCAGAAGATACTTGGGAATATGGTATTACAAATCAAATCCAATTACAGTTGTTTGGGTTGCCAATCGAGACAGACCACTTCCTGGTTCAGATGGTGTCTTTAAGATTGAGGATGATGGCAACCTCAAAGTATATGATGGAAATCAGAATCTTTATTGGTCAACAAACATTGGAAGTTCTGTACCTGATCGAAGGACCCTGAAACTAATGGATAATGGAAATCTGGTTTTGAGCTACGTAGATCAAGAAGACTTGTCTGAGCACATCGTATGGCAAAGTTTTGACTATCCAACTGATACATTTCTTCCTGGCATGTTAATGGACGATAACTTGGTGCTGGCTTCATGGAAGAGCTACGATGATCCGGCTCAAGGGAACTTCACTTTTCAGTTAGATCAGGACGGAGGTCAATATGTCATTTGGAAAAGATCAGTTAAATTCTGGAAAAGTGGAGTTTCAGGTAAGTTTATTACCACTGATAAGATGCCTGCTGCATTGTTATACCTTTTGTCAAATTTCTCATCGAAAACTGTCCCAAACTTCTCTGTGCCACATCTCACATCATCATTGTATATTGATACAAGGCTGGTATTGAACAGCTCAGGTCAGCTTCATTACCTAAACTGGGAAGATCACAAAGTCTGGTCTCAGATTTGGGTGGAGCCGAGAGATAGATGCAGTGTGTATAATGCGTGTGGAGATTTTGCTAGCTGTAATAGTGAGGGTGGTATGGCTTGCAAATGCCTGCCTGGTTTTGAGCCTACCTCTCCTGGGAGTTGGAATACTGGAGATTATTCAGGTGGATGCATTAGAAAATCACCAATATGCAGTGTGGATGCTGACAGTGACACTTTTTTGAGTCTAAAGATGATGAAAGCTGGAAACCCGGACTTCCAGTTTAATGCAAAGGATGACTTTGATTGCAAATTGGAGTGCCTTAACAACTGCCAGTGTCAGGCTTACTCGTATTTGGAAGCTAATACCACTAGGCAGAGTGGGTATTATAATTCTGCTTGTTGGATTTGGTCTGGAGATCTCAACAATCTTCAGGATGAGTTTGATAATGGCCGTGACCTCAATGTTCGAGTAGCAGTTAGAGACCTAG AATCAACTGCCAGAAACTGTGGAACATGTGGGACAAACCTCATTCCTTATCCACTTAGCACAGGACCTAAATGTGGTGACCCCATGTACTTCAATTTTAACTGCAACCTGGCTTCTGGCCAGGTAAACTTTGAAGCAGCAGGTGGAACATACAAGGTTAAATTCATTGATTCAGAAGCACGAAAATTTTACATTCAAACCAAGGAACCGGGTGATTGTGGTGATAAGAACTGGATAACTAAAGCCCTTCGGCTGAACCAGTCATCCCCTTTCCGTGTAACCAGCTGGTGCAACTTTAAGGAGACCAATCCCGAGGAGAATTTTTCTCTGAAAACTAGCAATGAAGTTGAAATCAGTTGGGAGCCTCCACTAGAGCCGATTTGTTCTTCAACTACGGACTGCAAAGACTGGCCATATTCAACTTGCAACATGAGTAAAGATGGAAATAAAAGATGTCTTTGCTTAACAGACTTTCATTGGAATGGCTGGAGCTTGAATTGCACTACAG ATCACAACAAAGGAAAGGATGGAAGAGGCAAAACGACCTTTTCTGTGATTATTGTTGCAACGTCCTTATGTATGGTCCTTCTGATGATTCTCTCATGTACAGTGTTTTACATTTACTTCTCCAAAACTGGGCTCATCGAAAGACAAG AAAGCAGGGGAAACAGCCAAAAAGATTTAATGCTTCATTTGTACGATAATGAGAGACGTGTCAAAGACCTGATTGAATCCGGCCGATTTAAGGAAGATGATACAAATGGAATAGACATTCCATTTTTTGATTTGGAAAGCATTCTAGTTGCAACAGATAACTTCTCAAATGCAAATAAGCTTGGCCAGGGAGGCTTCGGGCCAGTTTACAAG GGCAAGTTTCCTAGTGGGCAGGAGATTGCTGTAAAAAGGCTTTCAAGTGGTTCGGGGCAAGGCTTTGAGGAGTTTAAGAATGAGGTTTTATTAATCGCTAAACTTCAGCATCGAAATCTCGTTAGACTCTTGGGCTACTGTGTTGAAGGAGATGAAAAGATGTTGCTTTATGAATATATGCCAAATAAAAGCTTAGACGCCTTTATATTTG ATCAAAAGCTGAGAGTGGCATTAGATTGGGACATACGCTTCAATGTCATTTTGGGAATTGCTCGTGGCCTTCTTTATTTACACCAAGATTCTAGGTTGAGAATTATTCATAGGGATTTGAAGACGAGCAATATCCTTCTAGATGAGGAGATGAATCCCAAAATATCCGACTTTGGTTTGGCGAGGATATTTGGAGGGAAAGAAACTGCCACAAATACCAAAAGGGTGGTAGGCACTTA CGGGTACATGTCACCAGAATATGCATTGGATGGGATATTTTCTGTCAAATCTGATGTCTTTAGCTTCGGAGTAGTCGTAATTGAGATCATTAGTGGGAAAAGGAACACTGGATTCTATCACTCGGAGAAAGCTTTGAGTCTTCTGGGCTAT GCTTGGGATTTATGGATGAAAGACGAAGGCTTGGATTTAATGGAGCAAACACTGAGCGGGAATTGCAAACGAGATGAATATTTGAAGTGTTTAAATGTGGGGCTGTTGTGCGTGCAGGAAGATCCATGGGATCGACCTACCATGTTGAATGTGGTCTTCATGCTCGGCAGCGAAACCGCTACTCTTCCATCTCCGAAACCACCAGCTTTCGTCGTACGGCGGTGCCCCTCAAGCAGAGCTTCCTCCTCCACCAAACCAGAAACCTTCTCCCATAATGAGTTGACAGTCACCTTACAAGACGGTAGATAG
- the LOC103495558 gene encoding G-type lectin S-receptor-like serine/threonine-protein kinase At4g03230 isoform X2, with product MEEDRNSGEGTCLLHNRSSEMVAKRSSVKKLVTISWFAEHLMSFFHLYSFVFLIFVVNCFAKDTLEFKSCISHESGDTLVSAGSRFELGFFQPHGSSHSRRYLGIWYYKSNPITVVWVANRDRPLPGSDGVFKIEDDGNLKVYDGNQNLYWSTNIGSSVPDRRTLKLMDNGNLVLSYVDQEDLSEHIVWQSFDYPTDTFLPGMLMDDNLVLASWKSYDDPAQGNFTFQLDQDGGQYVIWKRSVKFWKSGVSGQLHYLNWEDHKVWSQIWVEPRDRCSVYNACGDFASCNSEGGMACKCLPGFEPTSPGSWNTGDYSGGCIRKSPICSVDADSDTFLSLKMMKAGNPDFQFNAKDDFDCKLECLNNCQCQAYSYLEANTTRQSGYYNSACWIWSGDLNNLQDEFDNGRDLNVRVAVRDLESTARNCGTCGTNLIPYPLSTGPKCGDPMYFNFNCNLASGQVNFEAAGGTYKVKFIDSEARKFYIQTKEPGDCGDKNWITKALRLNQSSPFRVTSWCNFKETNPEENFSLKTSNEVEISWEPPLEPICSSTTDCKDWPYSTCNMSKDGNKRCLCLTDFHWNGWSLNCTTDHNKGKDGRGKTTFSVIIVATSLCMVLLMILSCTVFYIYFSKTGLIERQESRGNSQKDLMLHLYDNERRVKDLIESGRFKEDDTNGIDIPFFDLESILVATDNFSNANKLGQGGFGPVYKGKFPSGQEIAVKRLSSGSGQGFEEFKNEVLLIAKLQHRNLVRLLGYCVEGDEKMLLYEYMPNKSLDAFIFDQKLRVALDWDIRFNVILGIARGLLYLHQDSRLRIIHRDLKTSNILLDEEMNPKISDFGLARIFGGKETATNTKRVVGTYGYMSPEYALDGIFSVKSDVFSFGVVVIEIISGKRNTGFYHSEKALSLLGYAWDLWMKDEGLDLMEQTLSGNCKRDEYLKCLNVGLLCVQEDPWDRPTMLNVVFMLGSETATLPSPKPPAFVVRRCPSSRASSSTKPETFSHNELTVTLQDGR from the exons ATGGAGGAAGATAGAAATAGTGGAGAGGGGACATGTTTGTTGCATAACAGAAGTAGTGAAATGGTGGCCAAAAGAAGTAGTGTCAAGAAGTTGGTCACCATCAGCTGGTTTGCAGAGCATTTGATGTCTTTTTTCCATTTGTACTCATTTGTGTTTTTAATTTTCGTTGTTAATTGCTTTGCCAAAGATACCTTAGAGTTTAAGAGTTGCATAAGTCATGAGAGTGGGGATACTCTTGTATCGGCAGGGTCGAGATTTGAACTTGGATTTTTTCAGCCACATGGCAGCTCTCATAGCAGAAGATACTTGGGAATATGGTATTACAAATCAAATCCAATTACAGTTGTTTGGGTTGCCAATCGAGACAGACCACTTCCTGGTTCAGATGGTGTCTTTAAGATTGAGGATGATGGCAACCTCAAAGTATATGATGGAAATCAGAATCTTTATTGGTCAACAAACATTGGAAGTTCTGTACCTGATCGAAGGACCCTGAAACTAATGGATAATGGAAATCTGGTTTTGAGCTACGTAGATCAAGAAGACTTGTCTGAGCACATCGTATGGCAAAGTTTTGACTATCCAACTGATACATTTCTTCCTGGCATGTTAATGGACGATAACTTGGTGCTGGCTTCATGGAAGAGCTACGATGATCCGGCTCAAGGGAACTTCACTTTTCAGTTAGATCAGGACGGAGGTCAATATGTCATTTGGAAAAGATCAGTTAAATTCTGGAAAAGTGGAGTTTCAG GTCAGCTTCATTACCTAAACTGGGAAGATCACAAAGTCTGGTCTCAGATTTGGGTGGAGCCGAGAGATAGATGCAGTGTGTATAATGCGTGTGGAGATTTTGCTAGCTGTAATAGTGAGGGTGGTATGGCTTGCAAATGCCTGCCTGGTTTTGAGCCTACCTCTCCTGGGAGTTGGAATACTGGAGATTATTCAGGTGGATGCATTAGAAAATCACCAATATGCAGTGTGGATGCTGACAGTGACACTTTTTTGAGTCTAAAGATGATGAAAGCTGGAAACCCGGACTTCCAGTTTAATGCAAAGGATGACTTTGATTGCAAATTGGAGTGCCTTAACAACTGCCAGTGTCAGGCTTACTCGTATTTGGAAGCTAATACCACTAGGCAGAGTGGGTATTATAATTCTGCTTGTTGGATTTGGTCTGGAGATCTCAACAATCTTCAGGATGAGTTTGATAATGGCCGTGACCTCAATGTTCGAGTAGCAGTTAGAGACCTAG AATCAACTGCCAGAAACTGTGGAACATGTGGGACAAACCTCATTCCTTATCCACTTAGCACAGGACCTAAATGTGGTGACCCCATGTACTTCAATTTTAACTGCAACCTGGCTTCTGGCCAGGTAAACTTTGAAGCAGCAGGTGGAACATACAAGGTTAAATTCATTGATTCAGAAGCACGAAAATTTTACATTCAAACCAAGGAACCGGGTGATTGTGGTGATAAGAACTGGATAACTAAAGCCCTTCGGCTGAACCAGTCATCCCCTTTCCGTGTAACCAGCTGGTGCAACTTTAAGGAGACCAATCCCGAGGAGAATTTTTCTCTGAAAACTAGCAATGAAGTTGAAATCAGTTGGGAGCCTCCACTAGAGCCGATTTGTTCTTCAACTACGGACTGCAAAGACTGGCCATATTCAACTTGCAACATGAGTAAAGATGGAAATAAAAGATGTCTTTGCTTAACAGACTTTCATTGGAATGGCTGGAGCTTGAATTGCACTACAG ATCACAACAAAGGAAAGGATGGAAGAGGCAAAACGACCTTTTCTGTGATTATTGTTGCAACGTCCTTATGTATGGTCCTTCTGATGATTCTCTCATGTACAGTGTTTTACATTTACTTCTCCAAAACTGGGCTCATCGAAAGACAAG AAAGCAGGGGAAACAGCCAAAAAGATTTAATGCTTCATTTGTACGATAATGAGAGACGTGTCAAAGACCTGATTGAATCCGGCCGATTTAAGGAAGATGATACAAATGGAATAGACATTCCATTTTTTGATTTGGAAAGCATTCTAGTTGCAACAGATAACTTCTCAAATGCAAATAAGCTTGGCCAGGGAGGCTTCGGGCCAGTTTACAAG GGCAAGTTTCCTAGTGGGCAGGAGATTGCTGTAAAAAGGCTTTCAAGTGGTTCGGGGCAAGGCTTTGAGGAGTTTAAGAATGAGGTTTTATTAATCGCTAAACTTCAGCATCGAAATCTCGTTAGACTCTTGGGCTACTGTGTTGAAGGAGATGAAAAGATGTTGCTTTATGAATATATGCCAAATAAAAGCTTAGACGCCTTTATATTTG ATCAAAAGCTGAGAGTGGCATTAGATTGGGACATACGCTTCAATGTCATTTTGGGAATTGCTCGTGGCCTTCTTTATTTACACCAAGATTCTAGGTTGAGAATTATTCATAGGGATTTGAAGACGAGCAATATCCTTCTAGATGAGGAGATGAATCCCAAAATATCCGACTTTGGTTTGGCGAGGATATTTGGAGGGAAAGAAACTGCCACAAATACCAAAAGGGTGGTAGGCACTTA CGGGTACATGTCACCAGAATATGCATTGGATGGGATATTTTCTGTCAAATCTGATGTCTTTAGCTTCGGAGTAGTCGTAATTGAGATCATTAGTGGGAAAAGGAACACTGGATTCTATCACTCGGAGAAAGCTTTGAGTCTTCTGGGCTAT GCTTGGGATTTATGGATGAAAGACGAAGGCTTGGATTTAATGGAGCAAACACTGAGCGGGAATTGCAAACGAGATGAATATTTGAAGTGTTTAAATGTGGGGCTGTTGTGCGTGCAGGAAGATCCATGGGATCGACCTACCATGTTGAATGTGGTCTTCATGCTCGGCAGCGAAACCGCTACTCTTCCATCTCCGAAACCACCAGCTTTCGTCGTACGGCGGTGCCCCTCAAGCAGAGCTTCCTCCTCCACCAAACCAGAAACCTTCTCCCATAATGAGTTGACAGTCACCTTACAAGACGGTAGATAG